In Botrytis cinerea B05.10 chromosome 6, complete sequence, the following proteins share a genomic window:
- the Bcgpr3 gene encoding Bcgpr3 translates to MGQLSQREIDILIIIERTTASISVMGTLALFGTFIFFKSFRTLSNTIIFYASFANLFANVAALIGGSALSQVNSPLCQFQGFLLEMFMQSDPWWSLAMATNVYLVFFYRFDAAQLKKLYPYYALICYGLPFIPAMVCLFVKNDKKGKIYGNATLWCWIDGPWAPLRIYSYYAPIWITILAALCIYVRVGIEIFRARNQLKEISHRTDPSLHTDAGGKSPLPLQGSITNASEATNKDYESEHEQPIFTGTRTTEIEVTHGSWENGTALSTNPTPRYPRASDVNHLSTPVKEPDSNYRVTISAVPNTHTSNGRGGARRNASSLDKIKWAYTKVAMLFCISILITWVPASVNRVYGLRFPDRPSFILNIGSAIVLPLQGFWNTVIYFTTSLGICRSVWADLRGPSKQHRKTEGFRMMDRPMTGIHRGATKETESMVELSTSRSQTNRSLRSAEVDSI, encoded by the exons ATGGGCCAACTATCCCAAAGGGAGATTGATATCTTAATCATTATCGAGCGTACCACGGCATCGATATCGGTGATGGGAACGCTGGCTCTGTTTGGtacattcatcttctttaAATCTTTCAGAACGTTGTCAAATACAATCATTTTTTACGCATCTTTTGCAAATCTCTTTGCAAACGTTGCTGCGCTTATTGGAGGTTCTGCGCTATCACAAGTTAACTCGCCGTTATGTCAATTTCAAGGTTTCTTGTTGGAGAT GTTCATGCAAAGCGATCCGTGGTGGAGTTTAGCGATGGCCACAAATGTCTACCTTGTCTTCTTCTACCGATTTGATGCCGCCCAGCTTAAGAAACTGTATCCTTATTATGCATTAATATGCTATGGTCTCCCATTTATTCCAGCGATGGTCTGTCTTTTTGTAAAAAATGATAAGAAAGGGAAGATCTATGGAAACGCAACA CTTTGGTGTTGGATTGACGGTCCATGGGCACCCCTCCGTATCTACAGCTACTACGCACCAATTTGGATTACCATCCTCGCTGCACTATGTATCTATGTCCGCGTTGGGATTGAGATCTTCCGCGCCCGCAATCAACTCAAAGAAATATCCCATCGAACCGATCCATCACTGCATACAGACGCCGGAGGCAAATCGCCACTTCCTCTTCAGGGCAGCATAACCAACGCATCAGAAGCCACAAACAAGGACTACGAAAGTGAGCATGAACAACCAATTTTTACTGGAACTCGGACCACCGAGATCGAAGTGACACACGGCTCGTGGGAAAATGGAACGGCTCTCAGTACAAACCCCACTCCACGATATCCTCGCGCTTCAGATGTTAATCATCTAAGCACTCCTGTCAAAGAGCCAGATAGCAATTACCGTGTCACCATTTCCGCCGTACCGAATACACATACGTCGAATGGGCGAGGCGGAGCCAGGAGAAATGCAAGTAGCTTGGATAAGATAAAATGGGCCTACACGAAAGTCGCCATGCTTTTCTGTATCTCTATTCTGATAACCTGGGTTCCCGCTTCGGTAAACCGAGTCTATGGGTTGAGATTTCCGGACAGACCATCATTTATATTGAACATAGGTTCTGCCATTGTTCTTCCTCTGCAAGGATTT TGGAATACCGTCATCTACTTCACCACTTCTCTAGGAATCTGTCGCAGTGTCTGGGCCGATCTCCGCGGTCCCTCTAAACAGCATAGGAAAACCGAAGGATTCCGTATGATGGATCGCCCTATGACTGGTATTCATCGAGGAGCAACTAAGGAGACAGAAAGTATGGTGGAATTAAGCACTAGTCGATCGCAAACGAATCGAAGTTTAAGGAGCGCCGAAGTTGATAGTATATGA
- the Bcopt1 gene encoding Bcopt1: MTFRLPQVSATGGRSRGSGDSSDCNIEGTGVPLAFLQPSQSNLTGKQPVLAEPLHAKDQSLNHHRYHSTRHNRDGDDDEEEELYPESNSNLLRRHRRDSSETEDDAPRHNLADENINPLNIFGKIQRLMSKTPLLLRSAPGFGTGSYGAAPVGASSENSEEEDEVHTRREKRKKSSSALRNLRNSSSAATFKSTKSTKSNSRPSSSANAGSTSRTKNRTGSNAQNDGSEEAELVASPIKIRNADSDSITTEEDTEEALLDEDEDDEEEYSIDDEDPPDNSPYAQVRASVSAIDNTTLSINTPRMWALSMLFAILGSSTNLFFSLRYPSVSITPVIALLLVHPLGLMWDGILKRRDDPEEEFVDGHRSATRDCGDSSGKPATGLRRLRLWLAQGKWNEKEHSCVYISSNVSFGFAFATDVIVEQTHFYNQKVSIMYQLLLILSTQILGYAFAGLTRRFLVRPGGMLWPGTLMSAAMFTTLHKEENTIANGWKITRWKFFFVVWFGSFMFYFLPGLLMPALSYFSVITWFAPKNVIVANLFGVASGLGLFPVTFDWAQIAYIGSPLLTPFWAAMNVVGGLVIVMWILAPIAYYKNIFFSSYMPILSSSVFDNTGKIYDVSKILTSDFLFNKEAYENYSRVFLPITYVLSYGLQFAALASLLTHTTCWHGRDIWKQWKRSLKEVEGETKPAYDPVPVLNGNGHRRGASANSHRLNLERTPSYMNDIISQEDVHNRLMRRYKDAPMTWYLITFVSMLAVGMFVVEYYPVHLPWYGLLLALGICTVLFIPIGIVMAITNQHSSIYLICQLVCGAVFPGRPVANMVFVTYGYISSSQGIKFSSDLKLGHYMKIPPRILFSVQMAATIVSSMTQIGVLNWMFANVPGICTPQAINGFVCPLARVHFNGSILWGVVGPGEFFGPDATYRALVWCFPIGAVAPIILWLYCRNKKNSIVRKINLPVLFGSLSWIPPATGLNFSVWALVCYLFNYVIKKRHSAWWAKYTMTLSAALDSGLAFGLVVVFFGFIYPGWMDNFKWWGTEIYKKGCDWQACPYKTVPEGTHFGPDTW; encoded by the exons ATGACATTCCGCCTACCTCAAGTTTCCGCAACAGGCGGCAGAAGTAGAGGATCGGGTGACTCCTCTGACTGTAATATAGAAGGCACAGGTGTCCCCCTTGCTTTTCTTCAGCCCTCCCAGTCAAATCTTACTGGCAAGCAACCAGTTCTAGCTGAACCACTCCATGCGAAAGATCAGAGTTTGAATCACCATCGCTATCATTCAACGAGACACAACAGAGACGgcgacgacgacgaagaggaagaactTTATCCTGAATCTAATTCCAACCTTCTTAGACGACATAGACGAGATTCCTCAGAGACAGAAGACGATGCCCCGCGGCACAATCTAGCAGATGAGAATATAAACCCGCTAAATATCTTTGGAAAAATACAAAGACTCATGTCCAAGACACCCCTCTTATTACGTTCCGCGCCCGGCTTCGGCACAGGATCATATGGAGCAGCTCCTGTGGGCGCATCGTCAGAGAACagcgaggaggaagatgaggttcacacaagaagagagaagaggaaaaagagtTCATCGGCCCTGAGAAATCTAAGAAATTCTAGCAGCGCTGCAACATTCAAATCAACCAAatcaaccaaatcaaattcGCGCCCATCCTCATCTGCGAATGCTGGTTCGACTTCGCGAACGAAAAACCGTACAGGAAGCAACGCACAAAATGATGGGTCAGAAGAGGCAGAGCTTGTAGCTTCCCCAATCAAGATTCGTAATgcagattcagattctatCACAACAGAGGAAGATACAGAGGAAGCGCTGCtagatgaagacgaagatgacgaGGAGGAATATTCtatcgatgatgaagatCCACCAGACAATTCTCCCTACGCCCAAGTTCGCGCTTCAGTATCTGCCATCGATAACACAACTCTGTCAATAAACACCCCTCGGATGTGGGCACTTTCTATGCTTTTCGCTATACTTGGTTCTTCAacaaatcttttcttttctttacgATACCCTAGCGTTTCTATTACACCAGTTATCGCCCTTCTACTTGTACACCCGCTTGGATTAATGTGGGATGGAATCCTCAAACGGCGAGATGACCCCGAAGAAGAGTTTGTGGATGGGCATCGAAGCGCAACTCGGGACTGTGGTGACTCCAGTGGTAAGCCCGCTACTGGCTTACGGCGATTAAGATTATGGTTAGCACaagggaaatggaatgaaaagGAGCACAGCTGCGTCTACATCAGCAGTAACGTTTCTTTCGGCTTTGCATTTGCAACAGACGTAATTGTTGAACAGACTCACTTTTACAACCAGAAAGTCAGTATCATGTATCAGCTGCTCCTTATTCTTTCCACACAGATATTGGGATATGCTTTTGCAGGTCTCACTAGGCGTTTCTTGGTTCGACCTGGTGGTATGTTATGGCCCGGAACGTTAATGTCTGCAGCCATGTTCACAACATTGCACAAGGAGGAGAACACAATAGCTAATGGTTGGAAAATCACTCGATGGAAGTTCTTTTTCGTCGTTTGGTTTGGTTCCTTCATGTTTTACTTCTTACCTGGTTTGTTGATGCCAGCATTGAGTTACTTCAGTGTCATAACTTGGTTTGCACCAAAGAATGTCATCGTTGCGAATCTCTTTGGTGTGGCTTCAGGACTTGGTCTTTTCCCCGTAACCTTCGACTGGGCTCAGATTGCATATATTGGATCACCACTACTAACTCCATTCTGGGCTGCCATGAATGTTGTTGGAGGTCTCGTCATTGTGATGTGGATTCTTGCGCCTATTGCCTACTACAaaaatatcttcttctcctcttacATGCCGATTTTATCCTCTTCCGTTTTCGATAATACTGGAAAGATATACGATGTAAGCAAAATCTTGACATCGGATTTCCTCTTTAATAAAGAAGCATACGAGAACTATAGTCGTGTGTTTTTACCCATAACCTATGTTCTCAGCTACGGACTTCAGTTTGCTGCTCTTGCCTCGCTATTGACACATACAACATGTTGGCATGGTCGAGATATTTGGAAACAGTGGAAAAGATCTTTAAAGGAGGTTGAAGGGGAAACGAAGCCTGCCTATGATCCTGTACCTGTATTAAATGGAAACGGGCATAGAAGGGGAGCCTCGGCAAACAGCCACAGGCTGAATCTTGAAAGAACTCCATCATACatgaatgatattattaGTCAGGAAGATGTGCACAATAGGCTTATGCGAAGGTACAAGGATGCACCAATGACTTGGTATCTGATTACATTCGTGTCTATGCTTGCAGTCGGGATGTTTGTCGTGGAATA TTATCCCGTGCATCTACCGTGGTACGGCTTACTTCTTGCATTGGGGATCTGCACCGTTCTTTTCATTCCAATAGGAATTGTCATGGCAATTACGAATCAACACAGCAGTATTTATCTCATTTGTCAATTGGTTTGTGGTGCAGTCTTCCCCGGCCGTCCCGTTGCAAACATGGTGTTCGTCACCTACGGTTacatctcctcttctcaGGGAATAAAGTTCTCATCCGACTTGAAGCTTGGACATTACATGAAAATCCCTCCCCGTATTTTATTTTCCGTTCAAATGGCAGCCACAATCGTTTCTTCTATGACGCAAATTGGTGTTCTCAATTGGATGTTCGCCAATGTTCCAGGTATCTGTACTCCTCAGGCTATCAACGGTTTCGTTTGTCCCCTGGCCCGTGTACACTTCAACGGAAGTATCCTTTGGGGAGTCGTAGGACCCGGTGAATTTTTCGGTCCTGACGCTACCTACCGGGCCCTCGTTTGGTGTTTTCCTATTGGTGCTGTAGCGCCTATCATTCTCTGGCTCTACTGCCGCAACAAAAAGAATAGCATAGTAAGGAAGATTAACCTTCCCGTCTTATTTGGCTCTCTATCATGGATTCCCCCTGCTACAGGACTCAACTTTTCAGTTTGGGCACTAGTATGCTATCTTTTCAATTACGTCATCAAGAAGAGACATTCGGCTTGGTGGGCCAAATACACAATGACTTTAAGCGCGGCTTTAGATTCCGGACTTGCGTTTGGATTAGTAGTGGTGTTTTTTGGATTCATCTATccgggatggatggataacTTTAAGTGGTGGGGAAcggaaatatataaaaagggGTGTGATTGGCAAGCTTGTCCATATAAAACAGTACCAGAAGGTACGCATTTTGGACCGGATACTTGGTAG